The following are encoded together in the Macadamia integrifolia cultivar HAES 741 chromosome 10, SCU_Mint_v3, whole genome shotgun sequence genome:
- the LOC122092386 gene encoding calcium-transporting ATPase 12, plasma membrane-type-like codes for MCGFKVQHCLLDLCTTLRLISIPEKRWHRAFIAICSSRILVTLAKDALDKKKDKLFASFSRSPSYTIIDIQSNIGDGTSLCFNSDHKALIEIIKEKNPDRLRQLGGVEAVVASLQTDVENGICGDAEDVASRRNYFGSNSYPKQPPKSLFHFVLEAIKDTTILILLGCAILSLGFGIRENGWKDGWYDGGSIFVAVFIVIAVSAFSNFRQSRQFEKLSRISDDIQIEVIRSGRRTQISIFDIVVGDIVCLKIGDQIPADGLFLDGHSLQVDESSMTGESDHVEVDGARNPFLISGAKVADGYGRMLVTSVGMNTAWGEMMSSINRDSNERTPLQERLDKLTLAIGKVGLVVAFLVLVVLLVRYFTGNTVDDYGNREFNGSKTKINAVLNAVVRIIADAITIVVVAIPEGLPLAVTLTLSYSMKRMMADQAMVRKLMACETMGSATTICTDKTGTLTINQMKVTEFWLGLDAIKDYASPTISSVILELLHQGAGLNSTGAIYKPHSGAVPEFSGSPTEKAILSWAALELNMEIDALNKTCTIIKVEAFNSEKKRSGLLLRKNGEKMIHIHWKGAAEMILAMCSSYYDRNGSWTFMGESERKNLEQNIQSMAANSLRCIAFAHKEITEEELEYREDGKIHQKPSEEGLTLLGLVGLKDPCIRVPVRFEGCPRTRLPHPHLRMSSSSTASDMSGGGIREGLLDSRVQENESLEAQNQVVQLTIWAEALARDLKVSEREKSALDKERTVLLEKVEHLEANLLHAQQESDRKLKELEAQMVAKLREVEVRTVESYKSSDDFREVLKLAITPGFIMGSTDVRDWILGHHPEVSFEGSGLIFEEDTDATPAATEVADGEDSGSEGEGVQVSREVPLTPGRGDSDVDTVDHTGDEAIPLADAP; via the exons ATGTGTGGCTTCAAGGTGCAACATTGCCTACTTGACTTGTGTACCACCCTTCGTCTAATTAGCATACCCGAGAAGAGATGGCACCGTGCTTTCATTGCCATCTGTTCTTCCCGCATCTTGGTCACTCTTGCCAAAGATGCTCTGGATAAGAAGAAGGATAAGCTATTTGCTTCCTTTTCTCGCTCACCATCTTACACCATCATTGACATCCAATCCAATATTGGTGATGGAACTTCACTCTGCTTCAATTCTGATCATAAGGCCCTCATCGAAATCATAAAGGAGAAGAACCCAGATCGTCTGAGACAACTTGGAGGAGTCGAAGCAGTTGTTGCATCCCTTCAAACTGATGTGGAGAATGGAATTTGTGGTGATGCTGAAGATGTTGCATCTCGTCGCAATTACTTTGGATCAAACAGCTACCCAAAACAACCTCCAAAGAGCCTATTCCATTTCGTGTTGGAGGCTATCAAGGACACAACAATTCTCATTCTCTTGGGCTGTGCCATTCTGTCTCTTGGGTTTGGCATCAGAGAAAATGGATGGAAAGATGGATGGTATGATGGTGGTAGTATATTTGTTGCTGTCTTTATAGTTATTGCTGTCTCTGCCTTCAGTAACTTCAGGCAATCAAGACAATTCGAGAAGCTGTCAAGGATTAGCGATGACATCCAAATCGAAGTCATTAGGAGTGGACGGCGCACACAGATTTCCATCTTTGACATTGTTGTAGGTGACATTGTGTGTCTCAAAATTGGTGATCAGATTCCAGCAGACGGCCTCTTCTTAGATGGCCATTCATTACAAGTTGATGAGTCTAGCATGACTGGGGAGAGTGACCATGTTGAAGTTGATGGCGCCAGAAATCCATTCCTCATCTCTGGTGCCAAGGTGGCTGATGGGTATGGACGCATGCTGGTTACCTCTGTTGGCATGAACACAGCATGGGGTGAGATGATGAGCTCTATAAACCGTGATTCTAATGAGCGAACACCATTACAAGAGCGGCTTGACAAATTAACCTTGGCAATAGGGAAGGTTGGTTTGGTAGTTGCATTCCTTGTTCTTGTAGTGTTGTTGGTCCGTTATTTCACGGGGAATACAGTAGATGATTATGGAAATCGAGAGTTCAATGGCAGCAAGACAAAGATCAATGCTGTGTTGAATGCTGTGGTTCGAATTATTGCTGATGCCATCACCATCGTGGTGGTGGCAATTCCAGAAGGATTGCCACTGGCTGTGACACTCACTCTTTCTTATTCCATGAAAAGAATGATGGCAGATCAGGCAATGGTCAGAAAACTCATGGCCTGCGAAACAATGGGCTCGGCCACCACCATCTGCACCGATAAAACAGGCACTCTCACGATTAATCAAATGAAGGTGACTGAGTTTTGGCTTGGTCTAGATGCCATAAAAGATTATGCTTCCCCAACAATTTCTTCAGTTATTCTTGAGTTGCTCCACCAGGGAGCTGGTTTGAACTCAACTGGAGCCATTTATAAACCCCATTCAGGAGCAGTGCCTGAGTTCTCTGGTAGCCCAACTGAGAAAGCCATCCTATCTTGGGCTGCGCTAGAATTGAATATGGAGATTGATGCGCTGAACAAGACTTGTACAATTATCAAGGTGGAAGCTTTCAATTCAGAAAAGAAGCGCAGTGGTCTTTTGCTGAGGAAGAATGGTGAGAAAATGATCCATATACATTGGAAAGGGGCTGCTGAGATGATACTAGCAATGTGTTCCAGCTACTACGACAGAAATGGTAGCTGGACATTCATGGGCGAAAGCGAAAGGAAGAACTTGGAACAGAATATTCAAAGTATGGCAGCTAACAGCCTTCGATGCATTGCTTTTGCTCACAAAGAGATCACTGAAGAAGAGTTGGAGTACAGAGAAGATGGAAAGATTCATCAAAAGCCAAGTGAAGAGGGTTTAACCTTGTTGGGGTTAGTGGGTCTAAAGGACCCAT GCATCAGAGTCCCTGTCAGGTTCGAAggatgtcctcggactcgtcttccacatccacatcttcgGATGTCCTCATCCTCTACCGCCAGTGACATGAGTGGTGGAGGTATTAGGGAGGGGCTTCTCGACTCCAGGGTCCAGGAAAACGAGTCCCTGGAG GCTCAGAACCAAGTTGTTCAGCTGACTATCTGGGCCGAAGCTCTAGCTAGGGACCTCAAGGTGTCTGAGCGTGAAAAGTCGGCACTCGACAAGGAGCGCACAGTCCTCCTTGAGAAAGTGGAACATCTGGAGGCTAACCTCCTCCATGCACAGCAGGAGAGCGATCGGAAGCTTAAAGAACTGGAGGCACAGATGGTCGCGAAGCTAAGAGAGGTCGAAGTTCGAACTGTCGAGAGCTACAAGTCCTCTGATGACTTTCGGGAGGTGCTAAAGCTCGCGATCACCCCCGGATTCATCATGGGCAGCACCGATGTTCGAGACTGGATCCTCGGACATCATCCCGAGGTATCCTTCGAGGGGAGTGGCCTCATCTTTGAGGAGGACACTGATGCAACTCCTGCTGCCACCGAGGTCGCAGATGGTGAGGATAGCGGCAGTGAGGGAGAGGGGGTCCAGGTTTCTCGTGAGGTCCCTCTTACTCCTGGGAGAGGAGACTCCGATGTAGACACTGTAGACCATACCGGGGATGAGGCCATCCCTCTCGCAGATGCTCCATGA